The Streptomyces nitrosporeus genome includes a window with the following:
- a CDS encoding YjbQ family protein — MSSSFATHLLNITTGGSEAVIDLTADCEQFLTRIAPGLDGLLNVFVPHATAGIAVLETGAGSDDDLLAALQTLLPADDRWHHRHGSPGHGRDHVLPALVPPHATLPVIGGRLELGTWQSVCLVDTNKDNPNRQVRLSFLG; from the coding sequence ATGTCCTCATCCTTCGCCACGCACCTGCTGAACATCACCACAGGAGGGTCGGAGGCGGTCATCGACCTCACCGCCGACTGCGAACAGTTCCTCACCCGTATCGCCCCGGGCCTCGACGGCCTGCTCAACGTCTTCGTTCCGCACGCGACCGCGGGGATCGCGGTCCTGGAGACGGGTGCGGGCAGCGACGACGACCTCCTCGCGGCCCTGCAGACCCTCCTCCCCGCCGACGACCGCTGGCATCACCGCCACGGCAGCCCCGGCCACGGCCGTGATCACGTCCTCCCCGCCCTCGTCCCCCCGCACGCCACCCTGCCGGTGATCGGAGGACGGCTGGAGCTGGGGACCTGGCAGTCGGTCTGCCTGGTGGACACCAACAAGGACAATCCCAACCGCCAGGTTCGTCTGAGCTTCCTGGGCTGA